The following is a genomic window from Elaeis guineensis isolate ETL-2024a chromosome 10, EG11, whole genome shotgun sequence.
CAAGTGCTGCTCCATGATAGAGCCTCTCGAAGCCCTTGCACCAGATTCCTAATAGTTCCACCATTCATGGAATTTAGTATTTATTTACCATGATTACTATTTTGTCAAAACTAATTTTAGCTCAATCATGAATATTTTCCTCACTTCCTGGATCATGAATTTgcctagaaaaaattaaaaaacataaATGCCCAATATTTGTAATAAATATTACATTACATAGATGAATCCTCTATGTGCTTTATACCTAAATTTTTTAAGCTGCACCTCATCTAGATTGGGTAACTAAGCTATCTTTATCAGTTCTAGATTGGAAACACAACAAAGTGATCACCTTGTACAACTGAATTGAAACCATTATGTTGCCAATAATTGTTTCTTAAGTTAGCTTATTTTAAATATATGAGAAACGATACATAAACCTCAGCTCAGATTGTCAGAGATGCTCCTAGAACCTGCTAGTGACCCAAACCAGATTCCTGAAACATCCATCCGATAGTAAAATGAGAAACTTTTATCACTACCATATTTTATCAAATCAGTCCAAGTTTAATAAGAAATTTAGAAACATGGCTTCCTCATCTTTTTTAAAATCTTCATCCtgcatttatttaaaaatatgatagaCAAAGCATCAATTTCAAATAACTAATATGCTTAGTGTATTTCTATTCAGACATATCATAGCTGCATTCTTGCCTTAAATTTTTTGAGAACCCCTCTTCTACACTCCAACACCGACTCCTGATAATAATAGATAAACTTATCATCAATTTATTACATACAACTAGCCACCTACGTTATTCTATCCTTGTTGTATGGTTTGCCAATAGTTATATTAAACTTGCATCAATAAGTTCTACTTCCATAATGACCAAATCAACAGCAAAATAGTagatattaagtcataatgaatTTGAAGGCAGGTTAGAATGTGATTCAACGAAcaaaacacaataaaattaaacaaaaaaggaaaaagttTTGGTGACGATACTTACAGCTCTAATATATGGAGAATCAGGGTGTTTCAGTAGTCCATGCATTTGTTTGACAGTGAgtttcattgtaaaaaatttatagagaAGACAAAATGCTGTGGAAGGACCTCTACAGTTGCCAGTCATCCATGGTTCCACATGATCAACTtgatgatagatttcatctataaCTTCATGGTATGTTTTCAATCTGTAAAGCTCTTTGAAATAATCAGAAGAAAGGATATTCATGCAAAGCACCTTCTCTACCAAAGTATCAATAGGTCTCCCCGAAGTCTGTATCTCCATTGTTTCTATAgactatatttattatttaacttGAACTTTGCTAATTGATAAAGATACACAAGATCTAGAACCCTTCAATACTTAATCAAACAACATATTCCATATCCATTAACACATATAAAACCTGCaagaaagaaaaatgagaagTTAATTTGTAAACTATATAAACTGTGAATTTTCCACGTATACTTTACAGAGCAAGTAAAAAGATGAacaacaatgaaaaaaaaaaaagcgagagGTCATAAGATGGAGCTTGTCAATTGCAGAAATATATAACATATACAGCAACAATATATATTACAAACAAAATTGACATTGATTACTTACATAAAACTTTTTTTCCGTCACATGATTGCCatgttatttttattgtaaatcccATATACAAAGCAAACAGAAGACTCTTGTTGAGGACTATCCAATTGAGAATAGATACTGCAACACTGTTGCAATATAAATTCATGAGCATTGATCCCACATACTTCCCAACTTAGGCTGCTAACTTGCAATTGCATAGAGTCTTGACAATCATACATGAAGAAGTTCTGTCTGATTGAGTTTGATAAATGGAAAATAGTAGTCGAATAGTTCAGAAATATTTGTCATTAATCAACCACTTAATGCAATAGAAAAATAAAGATTAACGAATAAGAAAACAATGTTAAGTTTATTAAGCATTCTTGAGTTTAAACTGGGAAACCAATGCACCCAACCAGTGCTACATTATTCATTGATGGGAAAAATGGATGCATCTAGTTAAGATCAATCATTCAATCCAAGGTGATAAATGGATGAAAAAAATAGATGTATAATTAATGATTTACAGTGCCTACTGGCAGAAAAGTTTTTGCTCTCTATGGTGGTTGCTAATATAGTCAATAAATGATAAATCATTTCTTAGTTTAGACACCAAGCATTAAAACCCTTTACATCACCATCTAAAGCAACAAGACAGAAAGCTCACCTTCATCAAGCAAAACCATAATCATCCAACAATTATCAGAATAAGGACCAAGATTGCAAATATCATAATACGCCCCGTACCATTTACATAGTAGTACAGCATGATGTCTGATACGCCCTGTATCTACTGACAGCTCACCAAGCCATGCAACAATCCCTGATCCAGCATGGCTCAATACGGTAAATAATATAGGATTAATACAGTACACTGCAGTCAGGATTTGAAACCTTGAAAAGGACAGGAGGATCATATGCATATTGAAAGGATTAAAGGATATCCATTGTACATGGTTCCCTTGGATATGGAGAAAATGCCATCAGATCTAGATTGATTGGGAGGACCATTGTTGTCTGTTGCAAGGCATCTGATGGAGCGATGAGGCTGAAGGCTTGAAACAAATCTTCTAATTAAGCTAGAGGAAGCGAATTCAACAGCCAACCAAAGAGGAGAAATCAGAATGATGAACAAAGAGGAGAGATCAAAATGGGTTCAGGGGAGAAGCTTCAAGTACCAAGAATGAGCAAGATAACATTTAGCTTATCAGAAGCAAGATCAAATAATGTTTTCCAACCCTTTATTCAAACCTTTATTTTACATGGAACAGCAAAGCTTGAACTTCTTTACATTATAAatgtttttttttattaaaagacaCTTCACTTAAATAGCACTTTGAATGTTaggacttgaactttgctcaaataaaatattaacCCCTACATGGAGATCCACCTCCGCCTCTCCCTGATCTCTCTTACTTGTTGATTGGTTGAATTGCTCCTCCTTGATGTGTAGCAGTATCCTCTCCCTTTAGGCTAATTCAGAAATCTTAAATATGATTCAAGTGTCCAATCTCCTCTCAAAATCCAACAGGATTCACCGCATTCACCAACAGAACTCCTCCCTCAAAATCCAATTCCAACTCTGAGACAATTGGAATTTCCTTTGATGAAGTTAACCTCCGACTCTTTATTCAGAAATTGACATTTTCTTTGTTCAGTCCAATTATGCAAACTTAAGTCTATACGATGATAGTCGTATACTCTTATTATCTTTGTTTTGCCTTTTTTACATACAAATCATAATGTTTGAGGGATCATGGACCATGCATTTATGCTTATTGCTGGAAAGCAATTTTTTACACAATTATAAAGATGGGTCTTGTTGGATTAGTAGGAAGAGCAGAGATAATTAGGTTTAATAAAATGCTAAATTATGTCTTTGATGTGGTAAAGAAAATTGTGGAGTCTTGAGTTATATAGGTGAGATGGCAttgttttttgttattttttcttCAGGCGTTGGATGGGAGGACCTGATCTAAGCATGTGAAATGAACATATTAGCCAACCACTTCTCATTCACCTACATAGGGTTTCAATTATCATTGCCTAACCTACTCACTAGAATGGACCTGAACATTCATGGCGCACCCAAAAACATTTTACCTCTCTATCTCATTCCCTTTCTCTTAATGTTCTCCACACATTATGTCTTGCTTTTCagttttcaaaattgatattgcaCATATCAGACAGTTATTTGATAGTTTTAGTTATTTTTTCAATGCCAAGCTATGTAGTATCAGACAGTTATTTGATAGTTTTACTTGTTTTTTAATTGACAAGCTggctacgtatgtatgtatgtgacttttttttttttttacactcactgagagaaaaatttcagttctattttttttcctaGAAGGAGGAGGTCATAGACCCACCACTTGATTAAATCAGGTATATGAAATCAGAAGAAAACTACAGAGGATAAGAAgaggaaaataaaaaatttggtgcaaaaaaggaaaaagaaatgaaGAGGTGATAGGATGCAGGCTGTTGGAGACCCAAAAATGAGAAAGTATGCTTGCTAGGATCTGGCAAACAGGACCGATCTATTCCAGTGATTTTTTCATTGAACACCATCGTCCAGATGATCAAAAGCCTTGTGATGGTTGGAATGGACTTATTATTATCTCAACTATTTGCTATCCCCATTTGGGAGCAAAACTTCGGTGCTGCCTCTATGCACTATTAGTGATTTTATATGCTTGTCTTTCACATTATATTTTTCCTCGATTTCCATTATCTAGCTGGTTTTGACGAGATGCTTCGTTTTCTCCGCCGAACTGAAATGTCACATTATTCAGGTCCACTGTTCATCATCCTTCACATTtacgaaataaaataaaataaaaataaatgtaGAAAATTCACTTGCCGTAAGTCAAGTATAGTCATAGAGTCGACCGAGTTCCCAATAAACTTTGTATTCAAGAGTCGATAACAAATTAATAATTGTATACttatagtatttttatcaaagtaATAATAACATACAACATAAGCACATTTGTATAAGATCACAAAGACATCTAAAAGAACCGTAGGCACCACCATGCACTACCTTGACGAGCAGATTAAATACTAAACTACACATATGGAATAGATAGCACCAAGCATTAAAACCATCTGTtttctttggaaagaaaaaaaaaaaaaacaatttacTGATGGGGTAATAACAAGATACCGTGACATCGGCACTAATCCTTTTTTCTCCATCTATTcacgaaaagaaataaattttagtaCCAACgattcgagagagagagagagagacagagaaagACAGAGAGAGCCCACTCCAATAGTCCAAGTTTACTGAGAAGAGCACATGCAATGAATCAAATAGTTAGGTTTAAGGAAAATTAGGGTTTGCGCGATGAATTAATGTAGGGGCTTTTGTCTAAATGAGGGAAAGATGGAGCAATTGACAAATAGATTAGTAAGGCGGAGGAGAGTTGAGAAAGTCGAGAAGAGAGGTGAAAGGACTAACCTTGCGATCTTGAGGAGGGCTCGTCGCCGAGGAGAGCAGCGCCGCCGGGTAGATCTCGCCGCAGGAGCTAGGCCGGTGCCGATGGCCGGCCGCTCTCAGGAGGGCAAAGaacgagagaggagaagagaagagggggaaagagagagagagagagagagcgggcGGCGACGAGAATAGGGGGAAGAAAAGGAGATGGTGGGTGTCGAATGAAGAAAAAACCCTACCCTGGTCCCGGCCTTTAATGACGGTGATGATAAAGCCACCCAGGTTTTGTATTTTTCTACCCAGCCACTAGAAGAAAcaatatcaacaaaaattatctAG
Proteins encoded in this region:
- the LOC105052497 gene encoding pre-mRNA splicing factor SR-like 1 isoform X4, whose product is MEIQTSGRPIDTLVEKVLCMNILSSDYFKELYRLKTYHEVIDEIYHQVDHVEPWMTGNCRGPSTAFCLLYKFFTMKLTVKQMHGLLKHPDSPYIRAIGFLYLRYVADPKTLWTWYDPYIKDDEEFSPGSNGRMTTMGVYARDLLLGQILSLGFHNGVCSERR
- the LOC105052497 gene encoding pre-mRNA splicing factor SR-like 1 isoform X5, whose protein sequence is MEIQTSGRPIDTLVEKVLCMNILSSDYFKELYRLKTYHEVIDEIYHQVDHVEPWMTGNCRGPSTAFCLLYKFFTMKLTVKQMHGLLKHPDSPYIRAVIGFCYLSLFCPFG